The following coding sequences are from one Gadus morhua chromosome 10, gadMor3.0, whole genome shotgun sequence window:
- the apln gene encoding apelin: MSLKMLFYLFVCVVSDDKDWSSSPMASTDRGRALEAGAPPRRVPPQNPGRGGQTHRPAGWKRRRPRPRLSHKGPMPF, encoded by the exons ATGTCGcttaaaatgttattctatttatttgtttgtgttgtctcAGACGATAAAGATTGGTCCTCAA gtcCCATGGCCTCCACGGACCGCGGCAGAGCTCTGGAGGCCGGCGCCCCACCCAGGAGGGTCCCGCCGCAGAACCCGGGCCGGGGcggacagacccacagacccgCGGGCTGGAAGAGGAGACGCCCACGACCCCGTCTCTCCCACAAGGGGCCCATGCCGTTCTAG